A window of Cellulomonas fimi contains these coding sequences:
- the serC gene encoding phosphoserine transaminase, with amino-acid sequence MPDVRDAPPAVTIPAHLLPRDGRFGSGPSKIRPEQLDALARTGSAVLGTSHRQAPVRQVVARVRAGVSALFGLPDGYEVVLGNGGSTAFWDVATLCLVERRSAHATFGEFGAKFATAAARAPFLDEPVVTTAAPGRVAVPAFVDDVDVYAWPHNETSTGVVAPVRRVPGSREQGALVVVDGTSGAGGLAVDVAQTDAYYFAPQKSFASDGGLWLACLSPAAVERAARLESGDRWVPEFLSLTTAVTNSRLDQTLNTPAIATLLLLADQLDWILGQGGLAWAAQRTATSAGHLYGWAESRDWATPFVPEPDARSSVVGTIDLDPEIEAATVAKVLRAHGVVDVEPYRKLGRNQLRVAMYPAVDPEDVLALTACIDHVVEQLS; translated from the coding sequence GTGCCTGACGTTCGCGACGCCCCGCCCGCGGTGACGATCCCCGCGCACCTCCTGCCGCGCGACGGCCGGTTCGGCTCCGGTCCGTCGAAGATCCGGCCCGAGCAGCTCGACGCGCTCGCGCGCACCGGCTCCGCGGTCCTCGGCACGTCCCACCGCCAGGCGCCCGTCCGGCAGGTCGTGGCACGCGTGCGCGCGGGCGTCTCCGCGCTGTTCGGGCTGCCCGACGGGTACGAGGTCGTGCTCGGCAACGGCGGGTCCACCGCGTTCTGGGACGTCGCGACGCTGTGCCTCGTCGAGCGCCGCAGCGCGCACGCGACGTTCGGCGAGTTCGGCGCCAAGTTCGCCACCGCGGCGGCGCGCGCGCCGTTCCTCGACGAGCCCGTCGTCACGACCGCCGCACCGGGCCGGGTCGCGGTGCCCGCGTTCGTCGACGACGTCGACGTGTACGCGTGGCCGCACAACGAGACGTCGACCGGTGTCGTCGCCCCCGTCCGCCGGGTCCCCGGCTCGCGCGAGCAGGGCGCGCTCGTCGTGGTGGACGGCACGTCGGGCGCCGGCGGGCTCGCGGTGGACGTAGCGCAGACCGACGCGTACTACTTCGCGCCGCAGAAGTCCTTCGCGTCCGACGGCGGCCTCTGGCTCGCGTGCCTCTCCCCCGCCGCCGTCGAGCGCGCGGCCCGGCTCGAGTCGGGCGACCGCTGGGTGCCGGAGTTCCTGTCGCTCACCACGGCCGTCACGAACTCACGGCTCGACCAGACGCTCAACACCCCCGCGATCGCGACGCTCCTGCTGCTCGCCGACCAGCTCGACTGGATCCTCGGCCAGGGCGGGCTCGCCTGGGCGGCGCAGCGCACGGCGACCTCCGCGGGCCACCTCTACGGGTGGGCCGAGTCGCGCGACTGGGCGACCCCGTTCGTGCCCGAGCCGGACGCGCGCTCGTCGGTGGTCGGCACGATCGACCTCGACCCCGAGATCGAGGCCGCGACCGTCGCGAAGGTCCTGCGCGCGCACGGCGTCGTCGACGTCGAGCCGTACCGCAAGCTCGGCCGCAACCAGCTCCGCGTCGCGATGTACCCCGCGGTCGACCCCGAGGACGTCCTCGCGCTCACGGCCTGCATCGACCACGTCGTCGAGCAGCTGTCCTGA
- a CDS encoding peptidase translates to MSKVIRACATALLVAAAALGVPAVAQAEVYPSQEPSAPTQEPSGPLYGCEGDTDEYGAPLPCDLTVSVLTPICDNDVPKLRYAVVPNGTPNTTVTITWVNPGGPDVVQSGLPLSGTVLWPGAVVGPDGKGADWPGWSQLSDGSWVEGDEFDWVRPSVSVNFAVNPEMTTTVAYPPSSPNCATNPPGEAVLASNQVLSATGSNTAPLLWAGAGLLVVGAGAVTAVTLVRRRHEAA, encoded by the coding sequence ATGAGCAAGGTCATCCGGGCATGTGCCACCGCGCTGCTGGTGGCGGCGGCCGCCCTGGGCGTCCCCGCCGTGGCCCAGGCGGAGGTGTACCCGTCGCAGGAGCCCTCCGCGCCCACGCAGGAGCCGTCGGGCCCGCTGTACGGCTGCGAGGGCGACACCGACGAGTACGGCGCCCCGCTGCCGTGCGACCTGACGGTGTCCGTGCTGACGCCGATCTGCGACAACGACGTGCCGAAGCTGCGGTACGCGGTCGTGCCGAACGGCACGCCGAACACCACCGTGACGATCACGTGGGTCAACCCCGGCGGCCCGGACGTCGTGCAGTCCGGCCTGCCGCTGTCGGGCACGGTCCTGTGGCCCGGCGCGGTGGTCGGCCCCGACGGCAAGGGGGCCGACTGGCCCGGCTGGAGCCAGCTGTCCGACGGCTCGTGGGTCGAGGGTGACGAGTTCGACTGGGTCCGCCCGTCGGTGAGCGTGAACTTCGCGGTCAACCCGGAGATGACGACGACCGTCGCCTACCCGCCGTCGAGCCCGAACTGCGCCACCAACCCGCCCGGTGAGGCCGTCCTGGCGTCGAACCAGGTCCTGTCCGCCACGGGCAGCAACACCGCGCCGCTGCTGTGGGCCGGTGCCGGCCTGCTCGTCGTGGGTGCGGGTGCCGTCACCGCCGTGACGCTGGTCCGCCGCCGGCACGAGGCGGCCTGA
- a CDS encoding metal-dependent transcriptional regulator, with amino-acid sequence MSDLIDTTEMYLKTIYELTEEGRTPLRARIAERLGHSGPTVSQTVARMERDGLVVVTGDRHLELTPDGHAKAVRVMRKHRLAERLLTDVIGLEWPYVHEEACRWEHVMSERVEKRLASLLDHPHFDPYGNPIPGLAEIGEEVTREEFLDGVTPLTAVSPALGQDGGRAVVARIAEPLQVDVELLSRLADAGVRPGSEIDVERGDGVVTVAVPGSATVLDLPDDVARHIFVGTR; translated from the coding sequence GTGAGCGACCTGATCGACACGACGGAGATGTACCTCAAGACGATCTACGAGCTCACCGAGGAAGGGCGCACCCCGCTGCGGGCGCGCATCGCGGAGCGCCTGGGTCACTCGGGGCCGACGGTCTCGCAGACCGTCGCGCGCATGGAGCGCGACGGCCTCGTGGTGGTCACGGGCGACCGGCACCTCGAGCTCACGCCCGACGGCCACGCGAAGGCGGTGCGCGTCATGCGCAAGCACCGGCTCGCCGAGCGCCTGCTCACGGACGTCATCGGCCTGGAGTGGCCGTACGTCCACGAGGAGGCGTGCCGCTGGGAGCACGTGATGAGCGAGCGCGTCGAGAAGCGGCTCGCGTCGCTGCTCGACCACCCGCACTTCGACCCGTACGGCAACCCCATCCCGGGGCTCGCGGAGATCGGCGAGGAGGTCACGCGCGAGGAGTTCCTCGACGGGGTGACGCCGCTGACGGCGGTCTCGCCCGCGCTGGGGCAGGACGGCGGACGCGCGGTCGTCGCGCGCATCGCGGAGCCGCTGCAGGTCGACGTCGAGCTGCTGAGCCGGCTCGCCGACGCGGGCGTGCGCCCGGGCAGCGAGATCGACGTCGAGCGGGGCGACGGCGTCGTGACCGTCGCGGTGCCGGGCTCGGCCACCGTGCTCGACCTGCCCGACGACGTGGCGCGGCACATCTTCGTCGGCACGCGCTGA
- a CDS encoding Lrp/AsnC family transcriptional regulator, which produces MDLVRDDSGTDALDAAILRVLAQDARATFAQVGQQVSLSAPAVKRRVDRLRAAGVIRGFTVRLDPAAMGWHTEAFVELFCQGSTSPATMRDAVEQYPEVVAASTVTGDVDLVVQVRARDMRHLERVVERLAAEPFVSRTRSTVVLSALVRRPDVPADPAADD; this is translated from the coding sequence ATGGACCTCGTGCGAGACGACTCCGGCACCGACGCCCTCGACGCCGCGATCCTGCGGGTCCTCGCCCAGGACGCGCGCGCGACGTTCGCGCAGGTCGGGCAGCAGGTGTCGCTGTCGGCACCCGCGGTGAAGCGACGGGTGGACCGGCTGCGCGCGGCGGGCGTCATCCGCGGGTTCACCGTGCGGCTCGACCCCGCCGCGATGGGCTGGCACACCGAGGCGTTCGTCGAGCTGTTCTGCCAGGGCTCCACGAGCCCCGCGACGATGCGCGACGCGGTCGAGCAGTACCCCGAGGTGGTCGCGGCGAGCACCGTCACGGGCGACGTGGACCTCGTCGTGCAGGTGCGCGCGCGGGACATGCGGCACCTGGAGCGGGTCGTGGAGCGCCTGGCGGCGGAGCCGTTCGTGTCCCGGACCCGGTCGACCGTCGTCCTGTCGGCGCTCGTGCGCCGGCCCGACGTGCCCGCGGACCCGGCCGCGGACGACTGA
- a CDS encoding C40 family peptidase, with protein sequence MTVSTTRARHRSARRPSTPLTELASAASEQMGTVGRRTAVVAASSGLVVTMIGAPAGAASDSSAAGALNSVDTAALTASARAVLNTSPVVSSPAEAAWTFDAPTVTAVKPTPPPETRRATATTTSRTAARTATPAAATTNAPIPQSVAGNAVLEIAARYVGTPYVSGGSSPAGFDCSGFVSYVYAQLGVSLPRTSSGIKAAATVISRDQAQPGDLIWSPGHISIYAGGNQQIDSPRPGKTVQFRAIWQSSPVFLRVG encoded by the coding sequence GTGACCGTGAGCACCACCCGCGCCCGGCACCGGTCTGCGCGTCGTCCCTCGACGCCCCTGACCGAGCTCGCTTCGGCCGCATCGGAGCAGATGGGCACCGTCGGCCGCCGTACGGCCGTCGTCGCCGCGTCCTCCGGCCTCGTCGTCACGATGATCGGTGCCCCCGCGGGCGCCGCGTCGGACAGCTCGGCGGCCGGAGCCCTGAACTCCGTCGACACCGCAGCACTGACCGCGTCCGCGCGTGCCGTGCTCAACACGTCCCCCGTCGTCAGCTCCCCGGCCGAGGCCGCGTGGACCTTCGACGCCCCGACCGTCACGGCCGTCAAGCCGACGCCTCCGCCGGAGACGCGCCGCGCCACGGCGACGACCACGTCGCGCACGGCGGCCCGCACGGCGACGCCCGCCGCGGCGACCACCAACGCGCCGATCCCGCAGTCGGTGGCCGGCAACGCGGTCCTCGAGATCGCCGCCCGCTACGTGGGCACCCCGTACGTCTCCGGTGGCTCCTCGCCCGCCGGCTTCGACTGCTCGGGCTTCGTCTCGTACGTCTACGCGCAGCTCGGCGTCTCCCTGCCGCGCACGTCGTCGGGCATCAAGGCGGCCGCGACCGTCATCTCCCGCGACCAGGCGCAGCCGGGTGACCTCATCTGGAGCCCCGGCCACATCTCGATCTACGCCGGTGGCAACCAGCAGATCGACTCGCCGCGCCCCGGCAAGACGGTCCAGTTCCGCGCGATCTGGCAGTCCTCGCCGGTCTTCCTGCGGGTCGGCTGA
- a CDS encoding DUF4012 domain-containing protein, with translation MSTHVGAPGPGPEGTSAGAADPRGSGADDDGPTGGAPSPAGDASAPAAADPAAAARDRRARRRRITGRVVVVLVVLLAVVLLLAGWLAFRAVQTVNALTDAKDAVSDVRGALDDGDTRTLEAALPQIQDATGRAHASSSDPVWRLAEHLPRVGPQLVAVSTVSAALDDVSTGALPAATTVTDLLGDGTSIRGADGRIDLEPFVAAAPDLVDAAAVARTASADVARIDTTELVGPLVSPVEEARDGLAQVAGALDAGAQAATMLPPMLGSEGPRTYLVAALNSAELRTAGGIVGSLAVIRADDGALSLVDQRSTDELKGLAEPVLPLTEEELAVEGPGLGRFVQNAVMTPDFPRSAQLLAARWQQDVGGAVDGVVATDPVAVAALLREVGPVTEPGGTTLDADTLLATLLHDAYLRYPDLRAADSFFADVASTIFGALGSGGGDVRGLVEVAADAGEEGRIRVWSAHPAEQERLLATALGGAFLSGPFDDAAGVFLNDGTAGKLDYYLRPTLTVEELRCTGAQPSATVRLDLAYDPPADVASFPENVTGTSGVVPVGSLATSITLYGPVGGAPQGLVTDQGVVGGRSATVAGRPVTVAGSRLDPGGRATYRFEVPVRDGRLSVWTTPSLTSPGSVAATCPGADR, from the coding sequence GTGAGCACGCACGTCGGCGCCCCAGGCCCCGGTCCGGAGGGGACCTCGGCCGGCGCTGCCGACCCGCGCGGCTCCGGGGCCGACGACGACGGGCCGACCGGCGGCGCGCCGTCCCCGGCCGGCGACGCGTCGGCACCGGCCGCCGCCGACCCGGCCGCGGCCGCCCGCGACCGGCGTGCACGGCGTCGTCGGATCACGGGCCGCGTCGTGGTCGTGCTCGTCGTCCTGCTCGCGGTGGTCCTGCTGCTCGCGGGCTGGCTGGCGTTCCGTGCGGTCCAGACGGTGAACGCCCTCACCGACGCCAAGGACGCGGTCTCCGACGTGCGCGGCGCGCTCGACGACGGCGACACCCGGACCCTCGAGGCGGCGCTGCCGCAGATCCAGGACGCGACCGGGCGCGCGCACGCGTCGTCGTCGGACCCGGTGTGGCGGCTCGCGGAGCACCTGCCGCGGGTCGGGCCGCAGCTCGTGGCCGTGAGCACGGTGTCCGCGGCGCTCGACGACGTCTCGACGGGCGCGCTGCCCGCCGCGACGACCGTCACGGACCTGCTGGGCGACGGGACGAGCATCCGGGGCGCGGACGGCCGCATCGACCTCGAGCCGTTCGTCGCCGCGGCACCGGACCTCGTCGACGCCGCCGCCGTGGCGCGCACCGCGTCGGCCGACGTCGCGCGCATCGACACCACGGAGCTCGTCGGACCGCTGGTGAGCCCGGTCGAGGAGGCCCGCGACGGCCTCGCGCAGGTCGCGGGCGCGCTCGACGCGGGTGCCCAGGCGGCGACCATGCTGCCGCCGATGCTCGGGAGCGAGGGGCCGCGCACCTACCTGGTGGCGGCGCTCAACAGCGCCGAGCTCCGCACGGCGGGCGGGATCGTCGGCAGCCTCGCCGTGATCCGCGCGGACGACGGTGCGCTCTCGCTCGTCGACCAGCGCAGCACGGACGAGCTCAAGGGGCTCGCGGAGCCGGTCCTGCCGCTCACCGAGGAGGAGCTCGCCGTCGAGGGCCCGGGTCTCGGCCGGTTCGTGCAGAACGCGGTCATGACGCCGGACTTCCCGCGCTCGGCGCAGCTGCTGGCGGCGCGCTGGCAGCAGGACGTGGGCGGCGCCGTCGACGGTGTTGTCGCGACGGACCCCGTCGCGGTCGCGGCGCTCCTGCGCGAGGTCGGCCCGGTCACGGAGCCGGGCGGCACGACGCTCGACGCCGACACCCTGCTCGCGACGCTGCTGCACGACGCCTACCTGCGGTACCCCGACCTGCGCGCCGCGGACTCGTTCTTCGCGGACGTGGCGTCGACGATCTTCGGCGCGCTCGGCTCCGGCGGCGGGGACGTGCGCGGCCTCGTGGAGGTGGCCGCGGACGCCGGGGAGGAGGGCCGGATCCGGGTCTGGTCGGCCCACCCCGCGGAGCAGGAGCGGCTCCTCGCGACGGCGCTCGGCGGCGCCTTCCTGTCGGGACCGTTCGACGACGCCGCGGGCGTGTTCCTCAACGACGGCACCGCGGGCAAGCTCGACTACTACCTGCGCCCGACGCTCACGGTCGAGGAGCTGCGCTGCACGGGCGCGCAGCCGTCCGCGACGGTGCGCCTCGACCTCGCGTACGACCCGCCGGCCGACGTCGCGTCGTTCCCCGAGAACGTCACCGGCACGAGCGGCGTGGTGCCCGTGGGGTCGCTCGCCACGAGCATCACGCTCTACGGGCCCGTCGGCGGTGCCCCGCAGGGTCTCGTGACGGACCAGGGCGTCGTCGGCGGCAGGTCCGCGACGGTCGCCGGGCGGCCGGTCACCGTCGCCGGCTCGCGGCTCGACCCGGGCGGCCGGGCGACCTACCGGTTCGAGGTCCCGGTGCGCGACGGCCGCCTCAGCGTGTGGACGACGCCCAGCCTGACGAGCCCGGGCAGCGTCGCGGCGACCTGTCCCGGCGCCGACCGCTGA
- a CDS encoding CAP domain-containing protein, which yields MTGGPTTGGAPGRSDDRPAPASSARWGWVLVAVGLLLAVLTVAAWFATRTDGMTPGSQEASAATPSPPAASVDPRAPWSADEAPGAYAQRLVTATNVARADEGLPTLAWSGCAAEQAGLRADALVGAPDLTHAPMDDVMAACAVSVAAENLSRGAAPAQEVVDAWLGSPGHRANLLDPGLTSVGIACAREADDTLTCSQVFLG from the coding sequence GTGACGGGTGGTCCGACGACGGGTGGGGCGCCGGGTCGGTCCGACGACAGGCCGGCTCCCGCGTCGTCGGCGCGGTGGGGCTGGGTGCTCGTCGCCGTGGGCCTGCTGCTGGCGGTCCTGACGGTGGCCGCGTGGTTCGCGACGCGCACGGACGGCATGACGCCGGGGTCGCAGGAGGCGTCGGCGGCGACGCCGTCCCCGCCCGCGGCATCGGTCGATCCGCGGGCGCCGTGGTCGGCCGACGAGGCGCCGGGGGCGTACGCGCAGCGGCTCGTCACGGCGACGAACGTGGCCCGGGCGGACGAGGGCCTGCCGACGCTGGCCTGGTCCGGGTGCGCCGCGGAGCAGGCCGGTCTGCGGGCGGACGCGCTGGTCGGCGCCCCCGACCTGACCCACGCGCCGATGGACGACGTCATGGCGGCGTGCGCGGTGTCGGTCGCGGCGGAGAACCTGAGCCGGGGTGCGGCGCCTGCGCAGGAGGTCGTCGACGCGTGGCTCGGGTCGCCGGGCCACCGCGCGAACCTCCTCGACCCGGGGCTGACGTCGGTGGGGATCGCGTGCGCACGCGAGGCCGACGACACCCTCACCTGCTCGCAGGTCTTCCTGGGCTGA
- a CDS encoding universal stress protein, which produces MVRDDVVLVGLDGSAASLHALDWAAAEASVRGWGLQLVCAYSLPSFTAASLDGGYAALDDTAIQQGAKAVLAEASARVAASGVPVTATVQTGDAAGVLVEMSHRARLAVVGTRGRGGFADRLLGTVSSALPAHAFCPTVVVPLREGGRALADDAALPAVKPVRRIVVGVDGSPQAERALAYAITEAAAWGAEVHAVAGVPASSLSGVLAWLPDTVDHDQVLKDVAEGLNVVVDRALLEHPEVVVKRHALDGGGAELLTEFSVATDLIVVGSRGRGGFAGLLLGSTSQAVLHHSDCPVMVVTNRCQKDEQGA; this is translated from the coding sequence ATGGTGCGGGACGACGTGGTGCTCGTGGGGCTGGACGGTTCGGCCGCCAGCCTGCACGCGCTGGACTGGGCGGCCGCCGAGGCCTCGGTCCGCGGCTGGGGGCTCCAGCTCGTGTGCGCGTACTCGCTGCCGTCGTTCACGGCCGCGTCCCTCGACGGCGGCTACGCGGCGCTCGACGACACCGCGATCCAGCAGGGCGCGAAGGCGGTGCTCGCCGAGGCGTCGGCCCGGGTCGCCGCCTCCGGTGTGCCGGTCACCGCGACCGTGCAGACCGGGGACGCCGCGGGCGTGCTGGTCGAGATGTCGCACCGCGCCCGGCTCGCGGTCGTCGGGACCCGGGGCCGTGGCGGCTTCGCGGACCGGTTGCTCGGCACGGTGTCGTCCGCGCTGCCGGCGCACGCCTTCTGCCCGACGGTCGTCGTCCCGCTCCGGGAGGGGGGCCGTGCTCTCGCCGACGACGCCGCGCTGCCCGCGGTCAAGCCCGTCCGCCGGATCGTCGTCGGCGTCGACGGGTCGCCGCAGGCCGAGCGGGCGCTGGCGTACGCGATCACCGAGGCCGCGGCCTGGGGCGCGGAGGTGCACGCCGTCGCCGGCGTGCCGGCCAGCTCGCTCAGCGGGGTGCTCGCGTGGTTGCCCGACACGGTCGACCACGACCAGGTGCTCAAGGACGTCGCCGAGGGGCTCAACGTGGTCGTGGACCGCGCGCTGCTCGAGCACCCCGAGGTCGTCGTGAAGCGGCACGCGCTCGACGGCGGCGGCGCCGAGCTCCTCACGGAGTTCTCCGTCGCGACCGACCTCATCGTCGTCGGGTCGCGTGGGCGGGGCGGGTTCGCCGGCCTGCTGCTCGGGTCGACGAGCCAGGCGGTGCTGCACCACTCGGACTGCCCCGTGATGGTCGTGACGAACCGCTGCCAGAAGGACGAGCAGGGCGCCTGA
- a CDS encoding MarR family winged helix-turn-helix transcriptional regulator has translation MPTAPALAGELRIAVGRASRRIRAERGAQGLTDPQFTVLAWLAKDGPMTPGQLAEAERIQPPSMTRTVNSLVELGLVQKAEHPTDGRQVVVTLTDAGKAEVVETRRRRDAWLTERLKGMTKEERQLLADAAELLRRIAAS, from the coding sequence ATGCCCACCGCCCCCGCTCTCGCCGGAGAGCTCCGCATCGCCGTCGGTCGGGCGTCGCGACGGATCCGTGCCGAGCGTGGTGCCCAGGGCCTCACCGACCCGCAGTTCACGGTGCTCGCCTGGCTCGCCAAGGACGGCCCGATGACGCCGGGCCAGCTCGCCGAGGCGGAGCGCATCCAGCCGCCGAGCATGACGCGCACCGTCAACTCCCTCGTCGAGCTCGGTCTGGTGCAGAAGGCCGAGCACCCCACGGACGGCCGCCAGGTCGTCGTCACCCTCACGGACGCCGGCAAGGCGGAGGTCGTCGAGACGCGACGCCGCCGGGACGCCTGGCTGACCGAACGCCTCAAGGGCATGACCAAGGAGGAGCGTCAGCTCCTCGCCGACGCCGCCGAGCTCCTGCGGAGGATCGCCGCCTCATGA
- a CDS encoding HNH endonuclease, with the protein MLTETTALAPEGGGTVGASARTVTAPPATRAIPSALSSGARSLLLNASMEPLCIVSLRRAVLLVMSGKATVLETDGRLLHSEHTAVPLPVVLCLTRYVHVPVRRPVPPTRRTVLQRDGHRCAYCGGGADTVDHVHPRSRGGRHEWTNVVAACVRCNHRKADRLLHEIGWELPFLPRAPRWSVTFGSAAVRTEPLWAAYVRS; encoded by the coding sequence GTGCTGACCGAGACAACTGCCCTCGCCCCCGAGGGGGGCGGGACGGTCGGCGCGAGCGCGCGTACCGTCACCGCCCCGCCCGCTACCCGGGCGATCCCGTCGGCGCTGTCGTCCGGCGCCCGCTCGCTGCTGCTGAACGCGAGCATGGAACCGCTGTGCATCGTGAGCCTGCGTCGGGCGGTGCTGCTCGTCATGAGCGGCAAGGCGACGGTGCTCGAGACCGACGGCCGCCTGCTGCACTCCGAGCACACGGCCGTGCCGCTGCCGGTCGTGCTCTGCCTGACGCGGTACGTCCACGTGCCCGTGCGCCGGCCCGTGCCACCGACGCGCCGCACCGTCCTGCAGCGCGACGGCCACCGGTGCGCGTACTGCGGCGGCGGGGCCGACACCGTCGACCACGTGCACCCGCGCTCGCGCGGCGGCCGGCACGAGTGGACGAACGTCGTCGCGGCCTGCGTCCGGTGCAACCACCGCAAGGCCGACCGGCTGCTGCACGAGATCGGGTGGGAGCTGCCGTTCCTGCCCCGCGCGCCGCGGTGGTCGGTGACGTTCGGGTCGGCGGCGGTGCGCACCGAGCCGTTGTGGGCCGCGTACGTCCGGTCCTGA
- a CDS encoding MFS transporter, with the protein MSPTFSSLQHRNYRLWFAGALVANVGTWMQRVAQDWLVLTQLSDESGVAVGITTALQFAPVLFLSAWAGLLADRVDRRKLLVATQVGQGVLAAGLGALVLSGHAELWHVYVFAGLLGVVAAIDGPVRQTFVAELVPTNQLSNAVGLNSASFNAARLIGPGVAGLLIAFVGTGWVFVINAVTFAATIFSLTRMRTSELRRMPTVPRAKGQIREGIRYVRGRSDILVIMVVVCVISTFGLNFQMTSAMMARTEFGRGAGEYGILGSVLAIGSLTGALLAARRERPRVRLVIGAAFAFGIATGVMALMPTYLTYAISAIPVGLASLTMMTAANATIQLSTDPAVRGRVMALYMMVFLGATPVGSPIVGWIGETFGPRWSVGIGSITALLVATGAALWARRAWHVQVRYRWRARPHLQVLHPDPADEVPTPRSETALRLGTDQATNTRSVA; encoded by the coding sequence ATGAGTCCCACGTTCTCCTCGCTCCAGCACCGCAACTACCGGTTGTGGTTCGCGGGGGCCCTGGTGGCGAACGTGGGCACCTGGATGCAGCGCGTCGCCCAGGACTGGCTGGTCCTGACCCAGCTGTCCGACGAGTCCGGCGTCGCGGTCGGCATCACCACGGCCCTGCAGTTCGCGCCCGTGCTGTTCTTGTCCGCGTGGGCGGGGCTGCTCGCGGACCGCGTCGACCGGCGCAAGCTGCTCGTCGCCACGCAGGTCGGCCAGGGCGTGCTCGCGGCCGGGCTGGGTGCGCTCGTGCTGTCCGGGCACGCCGAGCTGTGGCACGTCTACGTCTTCGCGGGGCTGCTGGGCGTCGTCGCCGCGATCGACGGGCCGGTGCGCCAGACGTTCGTCGCGGAGCTCGTGCCCACGAACCAGCTGTCCAACGCGGTCGGCCTCAACAGCGCCTCGTTCAACGCGGCGCGCCTGATCGGCCCGGGCGTCGCGGGGCTGCTCATCGCCTTCGTCGGCACCGGCTGGGTGTTCGTCATCAACGCGGTGACGTTCGCGGCGACGATCTTCTCGCTGACCCGGATGCGCACGAGCGAGCTGCGCCGCATGCCGACCGTCCCGCGCGCGAAGGGCCAGATCCGCGAGGGCATCCGCTACGTGCGGGGGCGCAGCGACATCCTCGTGATCATGGTCGTCGTCTGCGTGATCTCGACGTTCGGCCTCAACTTCCAGATGACGTCCGCGATGATGGCGCGCACCGAGTTCGGCCGCGGCGCGGGGGAGTACGGCATCCTCGGCTCGGTCCTCGCGATCGGCTCGCTGACGGGTGCCCTGCTCGCCGCCCGACGCGAGCGGCCGCGCGTGCGGCTCGTCATCGGCGCCGCGTTCGCGTTCGGCATCGCGACCGGCGTCATGGCGCTCATGCCGACGTACCTGACGTACGCGATCTCGGCGATCCCCGTCGGTCTCGCGTCGCTGACGATGATGACGGCCGCCAACGCGACCATCCAGCTCAGCACCGACCCTGCCGTGCGCGGCCGCGTCATGGCGCTGTACATGATGGTGTTCCTCGGGGCGACGCCCGTCGGGTCGCCGATCGTCGGCTGGATCGGCGAGACGTTCGGCCCGCGCTGGTCGGTCGGCATCGGCTCGATCACCGCGCTGCTGGTCGCGACCGGCGCCGCCCTGTGGGCCCGCCGCGCGTGGCACGTGCAGGTCCGCTACCGGTGGCGCGCCCGCCCCCACCTCCAGGTGCTGCACCCGGACCCGGCCGACGAGGTGCCGACGCCGCGCTCGGAGACCGCGCTGCGCCTGGGCACCGACCAGGCGACCAACACGCGCTCGGTCGCCTGA